The DNA region ACCCGAAAATATGTGCGGATCGTAGAGAATTACGGATAACGGTTTATCGCTTCAACCCGGGGATTGCAGAGATCTCCGGGTTGTTTGTTCAAAACGGGGCTTGCCGCGCCGGCTTCCGGTTATACAATTCGGCCCCGAGGTTAATAGTGATATTACAGGCCGGATACGGAAACCGAAAGATATGGAAAGGGCGGCAAACATGAAGCGAACCTGGTGGAAGGAAAGCGTAGTTTATCAAATTTACCCGATCAGCTTTAAAGATTCGAACGGGGACGGTATCGGCGATCTGCGCGGCATCATATCCAAGCTGGATTATTTGCGGGATCTCGGTGTCGACGTGGTGTGGATCTGTCCGATTTATAAATCGCCCGGGCACGACAACGGGTATGACATCAGCAACTATTGCGAGATAAAACCGCAGTTCGGCACGATGGAGGATTTCGACGAACTGCTGCACGGGCTGCATACGCGCGGGATGAAGCTGATGATGGATTTGGTGCTGAACCACACGTCGGACGAACATCCCTGGTTTCTGGAGTCGCGGCAGTCCCGGAACAATCCGAAACGGGATTATTACATTTGGCGAAAAGGGAAAAACGGCGGCCCTCCGAACAACTGGGAGTCGTATTTCAGCGGTTCGGTGTGGGAATACGACGCGCGGACGGACGAATATTATTTGCATTTATACTCCAAACATCAACCGGACCTGAACTGGGAAAACCCGGCCGTCATCGGCGAGATGCACAATATGATCCAGTGGTGGCTAAAAAAAGGGGTGGACGGTTTCCGCTTCGATGCGATCGCGCATATCGTAAAAGCGAAAGGGCTACCGGACGCCGACAATCCGGACCATTCGCCGACCGTGCGGGCGTACGGCATGTTTTCAAATTTGGACCATGTCCATACGCTGCTGCAAAATTTGCACGATGAGGTGCTGTATTTCTATGATATCATGACCGTAGGGGAAACCTCGGGGCTGGGGCCCGAGCAGGCGCTCGATTACGTCGGGGACGGGCGGCGGGAGCTGAATATGACGTTTCAGTTTGAGCATATGTTCTTGGATGCGGCTTCTCCCGGCAGCGGCAAATGGGACGTCGTGCCCTGGAAGCTGGCCGACCTCAAGCGGGTTATGACAGGCTGGCAAACGATCCTGCACAAGAAGGGCTGGAACGCCAACTATCTGTGCAATCACGACCAGCCCCGCTGCGTGTCGCGGTTCGGAAATGACGGCCCGTACCGGATTCCTTCGGCAAAAATGCTGGCCACGTTCATCCATACGCTGGAAGGGACGCCTTATATTTATCAGGGCGAGGAGCTCGGGATGACCAACATCGCTTTCGATGCGATCGACGATTACCGGGACGTGGAAACGCTGAATTTTTATAAGGAACGGGTGGAAGCCGGGGTGCCGGAGCATGAGATCATGCGGGCCATTCATCTGAAAAGCCGGGACAACGCCCGCACGCCGATGCAGTGGGAAGCTGGCGGCCAGGCGGGCTTCACGACGGGGACGCCGTGGATCGCCGTGAATCCCAACTGCAAGGAGATTAACGCGGCACAGGCGATGCAGGACCGCGATTCCGTGTATCACTATTATAAGGAATTAATTCGTTTGCGAAAGCGGCATGAGGTGTTTGTGTACGGCGAGTACCGGCTGCTGCTGGAGGATCATCCGGAGATCTACGCCTATACCCGGACGCTTGACGATACCCTGCTGCTCGTGATCCTGAACTTCTTCGCCGGCGAACCGGTGTTTGAATGGCCCGATTCCGTAAAGATCGAAGGGATCGAGCTGCTGATTTCCAACTATAAGCCGGACGAATGGGAAGATCTCCGCCAGCTGCGGCTCCGGCCTTATGAAGCAAGGGTGTATTTGCAACAAGGCAGCCGCGGATAAAACGTTTGAAATTGGGGTGAGGACATGGAGAAATACGAGAACAACGGCCTGGCCTCGGTGCTTGGCCCATGAAGATCGGCATCGTTTCGGATACGCATCTGCCGCGCCGGGGCAAGGAGCTTCCGTCCGCCCTGCTCCGGCAGTTTGCAAGCTGTGATCTGATCCTGCATTTGGGGGACTGGACAACGTTCGAGGTCTATGAGCAGTTGTCCGCGCTTGCGCCGGTCGAAGGCGTGGCCGGGAACAACGATCCCGCGGACATCGTCCGCCGGTTCGGCTACCACAAAGTGCTGGAGCTTGGGACGAAAAAAATCGGTCTGACCCACGGCCACTTGCCGGGAGGCGGGCATAACGCCTTCGATAACGCCAAACGCGTATTCACCGGCAAGCGGCTCGACGCCGTGCTGTTCGGCCATTCGCACAAACCGCTGCTTGCCCATAGCGGCGGCGTGCTGCTGTTTAATCCCGGTTCCCCGACCGACAAACGGCGTGAGGAGAAATACAGCTTCGGGATATTGGAAATTGGGGCAAAAGGGCTGAGAGCAAAGCATATTTTTATAAAATAATGAGCGGCGGTTTCCAGAATTGGCCGGAAGCCGCTTATTGACGGAAAATTGACCACCATTTAATATAGAAGTCATACTCATGTCCTAATCGGGGCGGCGTATTCAAGTTCCCGCTCGCTTTATCACTTTCATCTATGAAAGCGTCAACGGGATCGTGCATTACAGCTCTATTGTAAAGGGCCTGATCATGGTTGAAAGGGGAAAATGAAGATGAGGAAGAAAATCGGACTATTTTTCGCGGTATCTCTCATGCTGCTTAGCGTCATTGGCTGCGGCAGCAACAGCGCAAGTTCGGGAAGTGGCGCAAACGCTCAAAACAATGGAGCGGCCGAAGCCGGCAAGGCGCAAAATGCTGGTTCTGGGGGCGGGACGGACAATAAGACATACAAGATTGCCATCTCGCAAATCGTCGAGCATCCGTCGCTGGATGCGACCCGCGAAGGTTTCATGGCGGCGCTGAAGGACGCGGGGCTCGTGGAAGGCCAAAACCTGCAGGTGGATTACAATAATGCCCAAGGCGATCAACCGAACAATATGGCCATCGCGCAAAAAATCGCCGGCGGAGATTACGACCTGGTCTTGGCGATTGCAACGCCTCCGGCCCAGGCTGTCGCCCAGCAGGTAAAAAACTCGCCGATTTTGTTCGCGGCCGTGACCGATCCGATGGATGCCAAGCTGGTCGATAATCTTGATCATCCCGGCGGAAACATTTCCGGCGCTTCCGATACCAATCCCGAAGCGATCACGAAGCTGATGGACTTTATCGCCGCGAATTTTAAGGATGTCAAAAAAGTCGGCGTAGTGCTGAATCAAGGGGAACCGAACGCGGTCATCATGACGGATCAAGCCGAAAAGGCGCTGAAGGCCCACGGCATCGAGCTCGTTAAAGCTACGGTCACAAACACCTCGGAAGTAAAGCAAGCGGCGGAATCGCTGGTCGGACGCGTCGACGCGCTGTACATTACGCTCGACAACACCGTCGTTGAAGCCGTCAGCACGATCATCCAGGTCGCCAACGATAACGACATTCCTTTCTTCTCCAGCGACCGCGACACGGTGGAGCACGGCGCTTTCGCCACCGTCGGCTTCAAATATTACGACCATGGTTACCAAGTGGGACAAATGGCCGTGGATGTGCTGAAAAACGGCAAAAAGGTCGGCGACATGAAGGTGACGGTGCCGGATAAGCTTGACCTCATCCTGAACCTGAAGGCCGCCAAAGAGCAAGGCATCGAAGTAACCGACGCGATGAAGGATCAAGTGGTCGACAAAGAAAACAACATTATCGAATAAAGGCTCCGCAGGTTCGGGGGAGGTACTAATATGTTAAATTCACTGCTGGGAGCGCTGGAATCCGGACTGCTCTATGCGGTGATGGCGCTGGGCGTATACATTACGTTTCGGATTCTGGATTTTCCGGATTTGACCGTGGACGGCAGTTTTACGACCGGCGGCGCCATCGCCGCCGTAATGATCTCAGGGGGAATCTCCCCCTGGATCGCCACAGCGGCCGCTTTCTTCGGCGGGATGGCCGCCGGCGCCCTGACCGGGCTCATTCATACCAAAGGCCGCATTAACGGTCTGTTGTCCGGGATATTGATGATGATCGCGCTGTACTCCATCAATATGCGGATTATGGGCAAACCGAACGTGGCATTGCTCGGCGAAGATACGATTTTCACATCGGTTTCGCCGCTTGTGCTGATGCCGTTTGTGGTAATTGCGATCAAACTGCTGCTGGACCTGTTCCTGCGCACCGAGCTTGGCCTCGCGCTGCGGGCGACCGGGGACAATCAGCGGATGATCCGCAGCTTCGGCACCCACACCGACAACACGATTATTTTGGGCCTCAGCTTGTCCAACGGTCTCGTGGCGGTGTCGGGGGCGCTGATCGCCCAGCAATCGGGATTTTCCGATATCTCTTCAGGGATCGGGATGATCGTCATCGGCCTCGCTTCCGTCATTATCGGCGAAGCGATTTTCGGATCGCGCACGGTATTTTGGGCGACGCTGGCCGCCATTCTCGGTTCGGTCGTTTACCGGGTCGTCGTGGCGCTTGCGCTGCGCGTCGAATGGCTGGAACAAACCGACCTGAAGCTGATCACGGCGATCATCGTCATTATCGCTCTGGTGCTGCCGACCGTGAGCAGATCGCTTAAGCAAAAAAGCCTGGCCCGGGAGCGGGCCGCCGAAATCACCGGTTCGTCCGGGCGGAAAAGCTTGGGAGGTGGGCTCTGATGCTGCAGCTTTCCCGCGTGTCCAAGCTGTTTCATCCCGGAACGCCGGACGAGAAAATCGCCCTGATCGACATTAATCTGCATTTGGCCCCAGGAGATTTCGTGACGGTCATCGGCAGCAACGGTGCAGGCAAATCGACGCTGATGAACG from Paenibacillus macerans includes:
- a CDS encoding glycoside hydrolase family 13 protein, producing the protein MKRTWWKESVVYQIYPISFKDSNGDGIGDLRGIISKLDYLRDLGVDVVWICPIYKSPGHDNGYDISNYCEIKPQFGTMEDFDELLHGLHTRGMKLMMDLVLNHTSDEHPWFLESRQSRNNPKRDYYIWRKGKNGGPPNNWESYFSGSVWEYDARTDEYYLHLYSKHQPDLNWENPAVIGEMHNMIQWWLKKGVDGFRFDAIAHIVKAKGLPDADNPDHSPTVRAYGMFSNLDHVHTLLQNLHDEVLYFYDIMTVGETSGLGPEQALDYVGDGRRELNMTFQFEHMFLDAASPGSGKWDVVPWKLADLKRVMTGWQTILHKKGWNANYLCNHDQPRCVSRFGNDGPYRIPSAKMLATFIHTLEGTPYIYQGEELGMTNIAFDAIDDYRDVETLNFYKERVEAGVPEHEIMRAIHLKSRDNARTPMQWEAGGQAGFTTGTPWIAVNPNCKEINAAQAMQDRDSVYHYYKELIRLRKRHEVFVYGEYRLLLEDHPEIYAYTRTLDDTLLLVILNFFAGEPVFEWPDSVKIEGIELLISNYKPDEWEDLRQLRLRPYEARVYLQQGSRG
- a CDS encoding metallophosphoesterase family protein, which codes for MKIGIVSDTHLPRRGKELPSALLRQFASCDLILHLGDWTTFEVYEQLSALAPVEGVAGNNDPADIVRRFGYHKVLELGTKKIGLTHGHLPGGGHNAFDNAKRVFTGKRLDAVLFGHSHKPLLAHSGGVLLFNPGSPTDKRREEKYSFGILEIGAKGLRAKHIFIK
- a CDS encoding ABC transporter substrate-binding protein; amino-acid sequence: MRKKIGLFFAVSLMLLSVIGCGSNSASSGSGANAQNNGAAEAGKAQNAGSGGGTDNKTYKIAISQIVEHPSLDATREGFMAALKDAGLVEGQNLQVDYNNAQGDQPNNMAIAQKIAGGDYDLVLAIATPPAQAVAQQVKNSPILFAAVTDPMDAKLVDNLDHPGGNISGASDTNPEAITKLMDFIAANFKDVKKVGVVLNQGEPNAVIMTDQAEKALKAHGIELVKATVTNTSEVKQAAESLVGRVDALYITLDNTVVEAVSTIIQVANDNDIPFFSSDRDTVEHGAFATVGFKYYDHGYQVGQMAVDVLKNGKKVGDMKVTVPDKLDLILNLKAAKEQGIEVTDAMKDQVVDKENNIIE
- a CDS encoding ABC transporter permease; its protein translation is MLNSLLGALESGLLYAVMALGVYITFRILDFPDLTVDGSFTTGGAIAAVMISGGISPWIATAAAFFGGMAAGALTGLIHTKGRINGLLSGILMMIALYSINMRIMGKPNVALLGEDTIFTSVSPLVLMPFVVIAIKLLLDLFLRTELGLALRATGDNQRMIRSFGTHTDNTIILGLSLSNGLVAVSGALIAQQSGFSDISSGIGMIVIGLASVIIGEAIFGSRTVFWATLAAILGSVVYRVVVALALRVEWLEQTDLKLITAIIVIIALVLPTVSRSLKQKSLARERAAEITGSSGRKSLGGGL